The Monodelphis domestica isolate mMonDom1 chromosome 7, mMonDom1.pri, whole genome shotgun sequence genome window below encodes:
- the NINJ1 gene encoding ninjurin-1 isoform X1 — protein sequence MVCSPPHQPFAQRSPSSCSFLPLHSQPYLAPPISFFPSQQNYRTVYLHFIFPAPGEGGSGVGAASISSSFAGERSGRRREYKQAGGKRNPSRGWSCSLAEPQRTQRARERAPSWTGAQPNPAARLRPPVLRSVLCSPTATGKEAAAWIQARRSTSSTGM from the coding sequence ATGGTGTGTTCCCCGCCCCATCAGCCCTTCGCCCAGCGCAGTCCCTcttcctgctctttcctccctcttcattcACAACCCTACCTAGCTCCGCCCATAAGTTTTTTTCCCTCCCAACAAAATTACAGAACCgtgtatttacattttattttccccgcCCCCGGAGAAGGAGGTAGCGGGGTTGGGGCTGCGTCAATCTCCTCCTCCTTTGCCGGCGAGCGGAGCGGGAGAAGGAGGGAGTACAAGCAGGCCGGGGGGAAGAGAAATCCAAGCCGGGGCTGGTCCTGCAGCCTCGCGGAGCCGCAGAGAACCCAGAGGGCGCGGGAAAGGGCCCCAAGCTGGACGGGAGCGCAGCCCAACCCGGCGGCCCGGCTGCGGCCACCAGTCCTGCGGAGCGTGCTCTGCTCCCCGACGGCGACGGGGAAGGAGGCGGCGGCATGGATTCAGGCCCGGAGGAGTACGAGCTCAACGGGGATGTAG